In Stanieria sp. NIES-3757, the DNA window TTATCACAACCAGCTCAAGCATAAAATTCAGGTAATTCGTAATTATCACAGTGTCCTTGAAATTTGGGGTTATCCCGATGAATTAATTCAAGTTTGGACAAACTTGATCCATAATGCGATTTACGTGATGAAAGAACCAAGCAAATTAATTATTAATACTGCTACAGAAAATGATGGAGTCAAAATTGAAATCATTGATTCTGGTATTGGTATTGCTCCAGAATTGCAAAAAAAGATCTTTGAACCCTTTTTTACAACTAAACCATCAGGAGAAGGAACTGGTTTAGGCTTACATATCTGTAAAAAAATTATCGATAAACATCAAGGTCATATTGCCGTTGAAAGTCAACCAGGACATACTAAATTCAGTATTTGGTTGCCAGTAAATCATCAACAATCAACGAATCAATCAATAATCGAGCAAAACTATGCCTGAATCTGCCATTATCTGTGTCGATGATGAAGTAACTATTCTTGACAGCTTGAAAGAACAACTAAAACGTACTTTTGGCGATCGCTATATTTATGAAGTTGCAGAAAGTGCTGATGAAGCCTGGGAAATCATCGAAGAATTAAAAGCAGACGACATTAATATCATTTTGATTGTCTCTGATTGGTTGATGCCCAAAACTAAAGGAGATGAATTTTTGACTGAGGTGCATCAACGTTTTCCCAACATCATAACTGTAATGCTGACTGGACAAGCCGATGAAACTGCTATCAAGCGAGCTAGAGAACAAGCCAATCTTTATGCTTGTCTATACAAACCTTGGACGGAAGCAGAATTAACTCAAATTATTAACTCAGTATTAGATTAAACAGTGGATTTAGCTAAACAATACTCAAATATTAAATGTATAAAGAAGTATCGCCATAATGACTAAAGCAGCGATTATCTGTGTTGATGACGAAGAAATAATTCTGACCAGCCTAGAAGAACAGCTAAAACGTAATATTGGTAGAGATTACGACATTGAGTTGGCTACTAGTGGTCAGGAAGCACTTTTGTTGTGTGCAGAACTTGAAGCAGAAGGAATTCCTATTGCTTTAGTTATTTCCGACCAAACAATGCCAAGAATGCCTGGAGATGAGTTTTTAATTAAACTTCATGCTTCTTATCCTCAAACCTTAAAAATTCTTTTAACTGGTCAAGCTGAGGCTGATTCTGTTGGTAATATCGTTAATGCAGCAGCTCTCTATCGCTATATTGCTAAACCTTGGAATACAACCGATCTGATTTTAACCGTCAAGGAAGCCTTGCGACGCTACGGGCAAGAACAGCAATTAGCCGAGCAAAATATTTTATTGCGACAAACTAATCAAAAACTGCAAAAATCTCGTGATTTGCTGCTAGCAACTCTGGACGCTACCGATGATGGAATTTTGGTTTTAGATCATCAAGGCAAAGTTGTTATTTTTAATCAACAATTTGCTGATATCTGGGGATTTTGTTCTAATTTAGGCGAAAAAAATAGTGATGAGATTCTTACTTTAGTTTTTCAGCAACTAGTAGCACCTTATGCTTGTGATTTGACCAAACAAAACTCTCAATCTCAACTACAAAAATACAAGCTTTTGAAACTAAAAAATGGCAAAATCTTAGAATGTTATTCTCAAACTCAACGACTAGAACAAGAAGTGGTCGGTTTTGTCTGGGGTTTTCGAGATGTTACTGAACGAGAAAAATCTCAAGCGATCGCTCAACAAAAGGTTTTCTATGACACTTTAACCGACTTACCAAAACGCAGTATCCTGACTAATCAATTATCTGAAGCTATTACTAAAGCTCAACAAAGCTCTAGTAGTCTGGCAGTAATGTTTGTCGATTTGGATCGATTTAAAGTTATTAACGATACTTTAGGTCATAGCGCAGGGGATCGATTAATCCAACAAGTAGGACAACGTTTGAAAAACTGTATTAAAGATAATGAACTCATCGCTCGTTGGGGAGGAGATGAATTTACGTTGCTATTACCCAGGATTAATAGTCAAACAGATACTAGCGAGCTTGCTACAAAAATTCTAGAAACTCTTAAACCGTCTTTTCATCTAGAAGATAAACCGATTCATCTTACCACTAGTATAGGCATAGCTATCTATCCTGAACATGGTGCAGATGCCGAAACGTTACTAAAAAATGCCGATGCAGCTTTATCTCAAGCTAAACAACAAGGACGAAATAACTGCCAGTATTACAATCCAACTATTAATTCTCAAGTAAATAACCTCTTAATCATAGACAATCTTTTGCACTCTGCTTTGGAACAAGAAGAATTTATCCTCTTCTACCAACCCATAGTTAATGTTATGACTAATCAAATAGTCAAAATGGAGGCTCTTTTACGCTGGCAAAATCGCCAACTAGGGTTTGTTTCCCCTCAGAACTTTATCCCTCTAGCAGAGGAAAATGGCACAATTGTCCCTATTGGTGAATGGGTACTCAAAACTGCTTGCGCTCAAAATAAATTATGGCAAGAAATGGGATTATTACCAATTAAAATGTCAGTTAATTTATCGGTGCGTCAGTTTCAGCAACCCAATTTAGTCTCGACAATTATCAATGTTCTTCAACAGACTCAATTAGCACCATCTTCTTTAGAATTAGAGATTACAGAAAGCGTCACTATGCGTGATGTAGAGTTGGCTAAAACTATTCTTAAGGAATTCAATGAAATGGGAATTGCTCTTTCTTTGGATGATTTTGGAACTGGCTATTCTTCCCTAGGATACCTCAAACAATTTCCCTTCCATACTCTTAAAATAGATCGTTCTTTTATTAAAGATTTGACGGCTAGTTCTCAAGATTTAGCTATTGTCAATGCCATTATAGCTTTAGGAAAAGGGCTTAATCTTACTGTAGTAGCTGAAGGAGTAGAAACAGAAGAAATCAAGAATTTACTTAAAAATATGGGCTGCGAATACATTCAAGGTTATTTTTTCAGTAAACCTGTATCTGCTGCTGAAGCAACTCAATTGCTTAAAACTCATCGCTTTATCTAATCTAAATCATTCTCATACTTAAGTCTAACCAAGAAGATCGCGTAATCGGCGCACTACTAGAAATATAATCAACTCCTGTTTCTGCTACAGCACGAATTCTTGCTAAAGTAATATTGCCCGATGCTTCAATTTTGATGTTACTGTGGCAAGCGCGAATTAGTTTCACTGCTTGAACCATCATTTCCAGTGACATATTATCTAACATGATAATATCTGCACCCTGTTCTAAAGCTGCTTGTACTTCCTGCAAATTGCTTGTTTCTACTTCAATTGTTAAAGGATAGGGCATATTTTCTCGTAAAAGCGCGATCGCGCTGGCAATTCCCCCTGCTGCTTGAATATGATTATCTTTAATCATCACCGCATCATCCAATCCCATGCGATGATTAACCGCACCCCCAACTTGAGTAGCATATTTTTCTAAAATTCTTAACCCTGGAGTAGTTTTCCGAGTATCTACTAGTTTGGTTGGTAAATCGGCAATTTGTTCAGTGTATTTTCTGGTTAAAGTGGCAATCCCACTCAAACGCATAACTAAATTTAATGCTGTTCTTTCTCCAGTTAATAAAGCTGCTTGATTTCCTTCTATTGTGGCGATAATTGTTCCTAATCGACCAAATTCTCCTTCTGCTATTGTCGGCTCGAAATTAACGTTTTCATCTAATAATTGAAATACTCTAGCTGCAATTGGTAATCCTGCGATGACACCCTCTTCTTTAACAATCCATTCCGCCTTACCTTGTTTTACTTCCCCACAAAATAATCCTGCACTAGTGCGATCGCCTCTGCCGATATCTTCCAGTAACCATTGACGTAAAAAAGGCTCTAAAATTATTTGGGCAGGTAAAACGGCTTTCATCAGAAGTTTTGTAACTAAAATTTGGTGTAAGTTAGATTTTAAGCTACTAGGTAGTTAAATTGCTTCTTTAATTTGGTTAATTGTTAGTAGTTAATTGTCGGTCGCTACGCCCACCTTCGATGAGGTTGATTATTCATCCCTCATAATTACTAATTATTTCCTGATAACTGAAATTAAATATTTACTCTCGGTAATCGATGTTTAAAACCGCAAAGAATTTCCCAAGAAATAGTATCTAAAGTCTTCGCCCAATCATCTGCCGAAATTACACAATCTCCGTCTTTGCCAATCAAAGTCACAATCTCACCTGGTTGCAAATTAGGCAGATCACTAAGATCCAACATCAACTGATCCATAGTAATTGTTCCAATTTGACGCACCAATTGACCACGAACGATCGCTTTTAAACGATTAGAAAGATGTCTGGGGACACCATCAGCATAACCAATTCCGACTACAGCAATAGTTAAATCTTTGTCTGCTACAAAATGATGTCCGTAACTAACTCCTGTACCAGCAGTGATTTGTTTAACTTGAGTAATTTTCGCTTTTAATTGTAAAACTGGTTTGAGATCGACTGTAGATTGTAAATGAGTAGCAGGATAAAGTCCATACAAAGCTAAACCAACTCTGACAAGATCGTAATGTGAACTGCGATCGCATAAAGTGGCAGCCGAATTAGCCAAATGCAAACAGGGGGGTGTTAGATGATTTAATTGGAGTTGAGCGATCGCTTCTTGAAATCGCTGTTGTTGTAATTTCATGATGGTAGGATCTAGTTCATCGGCAGTAGCTAAATGGGAATAAATACTAGCTATACTTAAATAAGGTAGTTGCTGAACCAGCCTGACAAATTCTGTCGCACTTTGCCAATTAGTACCTAAGCGAGACATTCCTGTATCAAGTTTGAGATGGACAGCCAAATTTTCTTGAGTACGGGCTAAAGTTTCTGCAAAAATTAGAGCCTGTTGTGGATTACAAATTGTTGGTTCTAATTGCCAAGCTGCCACTGCCTCAATTTCTTCCACCGTATTGATTGCTCCTAAAATTAAAATTGGCGCATCAATTCCCGCCTGACGCAGTTCGATTCCTTCCCCAAGAGTTGCGATCGCTAAAGCTGAAGCACCGTGATTTAAAGCTGTTTGAGCGACAGTAACTGCACCATGTCCATAGGCATCCGCTTTCACGACAGCCATCAATTCTGTTGCAGGAGCAAGAATCTGTTTAATTTGACGTACATTATGAGCTAAAGCTTTTAAATCAATCTCTACCCACGCTCGTTGACGATTTACCAAGGATAATTGTTCGATTTTTTCTCTTGGTTGCACTTGTCGAGTAGTTGGTTGCCAACTAAGCATAAATGATTAACCCCTCTACACCCAATTTTGATCTTCATGGCGATATTTATCCACAAGTATTAGACTAGAAATTGAGAAGGTCAAGAAAAATTTCAGTGACCAATTATCAACAATTAGCAATTAACCATCAACAATCAACTATTATCATTTACCAATAAATTTCTGCTTTGTGCCTAAAGTACTAAAAATGATTTTTCTTTGTTAGAACTGATCGTAGGAGAAGGCATACGAAATCTGGTTCTCTGTGCTAGTATCTGTGATAAACTATCATATTTCGGACAATGGGCAAGGTTCTGGTGCTAAACGCCTCTTACGAACCGCTCAATATCACTAGTTGGCGCAGGGCGGTTGTACTACTTATAAAGGGCAAAGCGGAACAACTCGAACATAACGGCATGTTCCTTTATGCCGATGTTCCTCTACCGACGGTTATTCGACTTCGTTACTATGTTAGAGTTCCTTATAAAGAAATTCCTTTAACTCGTCGTAACGTTTTAGAAAGAGATCGTCATACTTGTCAATACTGTAGAGCGAAAAATGAGCAATTAACTTTAGATCATGTTATTCCCCGTTCTCGTGGTGGAGGAGATACCTGGGAAAACTTAGTGGCAGCTTGTGTACGCTGTAACGTCAAAAAAGGCAGCCGTACACCAAAAGAAGCTAACATGGCTCTTCTGACTCAACCCCGCAGACCTCATAGTAGCCTTCATTTTGAAATTGTCAAGTATACCCAAGGTAATCATAACCAAGAATGGAAAAAATATGTCATCGGAATTTGAATTATTACCATACCATACAATCGATAAGATCGTGATAAACTCAGACCTCAGATAGACAGAAATGTATATTTGCCGTGTTATTCGGTAATTTATAAATTGTTTATAATTTTAATATGCCATCAAAATTAAACACTTCCTCCAATCACAATTCTACGATTACAAAAAATCCTGCGACTTCAGGAATCATTAATTTGCCTATAGAAGGCACTAATCTGAATCGAGAAGAGCAACCAAACCGTGATTTAAGCCAAATTGTTAAAAAACTAGAACAAACTTTGGAAAAACATCGAGGAGAACGGCAAATCATTGTGATTCAAGATTTCCCAGATCCTGATGCCCTTTCTAGTGCGTGGACTTATCAATTAATCGCAGAAAAATATGAAATTCAATGCGATATTGTTTACTCTGGCACTTTATCTCATCAAGAGAATATTGCTTTAGTTAAGTTGACTAATTTACCAGCTAAACGCAAAACTGCACAGGGTTTTCAAACTGAAGATTTATCGGTTTATCAAGGTTGTGTTTTAGTTGATAGTCAAGGCACGAACAGTCAAATTTATCCAATTATCGAACAAGCTAAAATACCTTTAATAGTAGTAATCGATCACCATAGCAAGCAAAAAGATCTGACAGCAGAATTTATTGATTTGCGATCGCAAACTAGAGCAACGGCGACCATTCTGACTCAATATCTGCAAGAAGGATTATTAAGCTTTAACAGCAGTAATAACAAGCATATCAAGTGTGCTACGGCATTAATGCATGGTTTAAGATCGGATACTAACCGTTTAATGCAAGCACAAGAAGAAGATTTTCTCGCTGCTGCTTATCTCAGTCGTTTTTATGATTCTCAATTACTCAACGCCGTTTTACAATCTGCTCGTTCACGTCGAGTGATGGATGTAATTGAAAGATCCTTAAGAAATCGAATGATCAAAAACAATTTTTCCATCGCAGGGGTAGGTTATTTACGTTATGATGACCGCGATGCGATTCCTCAAGCAGCAGATTTTTTGGTAACTGAAGAAGATATTCACACCGCCGTAGTTTATGGAATCGTTCACGACGAAGATGACGATATTGAGTTAGTAATTGGTTCTTTAAGAACTACCAAACTTACTCTCGATCCTGATGAATTTATCAAAGAAGTGTTTGGTCAGGATAATTATGGTAGATTTTTTGGTGGTGGTCGTCACATGGCAGGAGGTTTTGAAATTCCTGTCGGATTTTTAGGTAGTTTTAATGATAATTCTGACTACGCTAAACTTAAGTGGGAAGTTTTCGATACTCAAATCAAACAAAAACTACTGCGTTTAGTTAACCCTGATGATGATGTCATTCAAACTGACTAAATTACCTAAAATATGGTCGGATAGTTTGATTTTTGTTGATAGTTGATTGTTAATGGTTAATTGTTGATTATTCATAACTCATAACTGGCAACTGGTCACTAATAACTGATAACTGAACAAGATGGAAGTCTATTTAATTCGTCATGGTATTGCTGCTGAACGAGGTACTTATGCTAATGACGAGCAACGTCCACTGGTTGAAAAGGGTCGGATTAAAACTAAACAAGTAGCTGAAAAATTATTAGCAATTAATTTAAAATTCGACCGTATTTTAACTAGTCCTCTAACTAGAGCGCATCAAACAGCAGAAATTTTGCAAAAAGTTGGTTTGACTAATCAAATCGAAATTTTTGAACCCCTAGCACCCAGTGGTGATATTAAGCGGTGGTTAGAATGGTATGCGCAGTTTTCTGAACCTAATTCAGATTGCAAATTGGCTTTAGTTGGTCATCAGCCAGATTTAGCAAATTGGGCAGAAATGTTGGTATGGGGAAAGATTAAAGAACAAATTGTTATTAAAAAAGCTGGTATTGTAGGCTTAAACGTACCGCAAATAGATAATCCTTTAGGTAAAAGCGAATTGTTCCTGTTAAGTTCTCCTAAATGGTTGATTTAGGCTAAATATTAATCATTAAAACTAATTTAAAATGAAGAGATAATTTTAATTGATTACAGAGCAATTTATCTAATGAGATTAGACTCATAGTATTTGTTTTTCTTTGGTACTTATAGCAATTCTTCTTCAACTTCTAAATCTAATTCTTCATCTTGACTTAGAAGATCTTCAAATTCATCTATCGCCTTATGATCGTGGTATTTATCGGATTCATAGGGTTTGAATCGACCAGTACTTTGTATCCATCTGAAAATAGATTCATCTTCTCTGGGAGCAATAATCGATGCTGGTTCACCGATTGGCTCTTCTCGAAGTGCAGGGTGTTTATCTTCCTTATTCATTTTTGCTTACTTCCTAACTAGGTTGTAGTTCGTCATAGCTGTTGAAATCTTTCTTTTGTTTTTTAGTCTTATCAAATTTTTTTTAGAATAGACATGAGGTTAAAACTCCAAAAGTGGATTAAAAGTGCATCCTCATCACTCAGAAATCTAGAAAAAAATTGTATCTGAAGCGATATCTGTAATTAAACTGAGGATTTGTTATATTAGTTGACTACTTAGCCTTTTTTTTCAGACATAGACCACCAACCTTCAATTGGATATTTGGCTCTTTTCCAAGCAGTTAAACCGCCGATTAATTCAGAAACGTTTTGATAACCAGCTTTATGCAGTTTATCGACTGCTACAGCAGTTTGTTCGTCTGTCTCTGCGTAAACATAAATGTCACGGCTTGCTTCGAGGCTAGCAAGAGTGCGTTCGGCTGGCTCGTCCATTGGCATAGAAATAGAACCTCTGATATGACTAATATTAAAAAGTTTTCTGGTTCTTACATCAATGATAGTTAGGGCTGGTTCGCCCCAATCAAGACGTTGTTTCAGATGACCAACATTAGATTTGTTCTGAATTGGTTCGGGAATAGGAATAAAGTTAGAAATGAATTTGGAAAATATAACCATGAATTTCCTTTAAGTGTGGGGTGATTAAACTTTAAATATTAATGAAATAAGGTCTTCACAGCTTGTATTTATTGCTTGCACTAGAAATTGAGATCTGTAGCCAGAATAGACCAAAAACTAGAGTAACTATACGAGCTAAATATTTAGAACTGGAATGTAATACTTAGCTTTGTTTATATTTAGCTGACTGCATTTGCTGTTAGTAAGGTGGTGACAACAAGAAATAAAGATGCTA includes these proteins:
- a CDS encoding two-component response regulator, with product MPESAIICVDDEVTILDSLKEQLKRTFGDRYIYEVAESADEAWEIIEELKADDINIILIVSDWLMPKTKGDEFLTEVHQRFPNIITVMLTGQADETAIKRAREQANLYACLYKPWTEAELTQIINSVLD
- a CDS encoding diguanylate cyclase/phosphodiesterase, encoding MTKAAIICVDDEEIILTSLEEQLKRNIGRDYDIELATSGQEALLLCAELEAEGIPIALVISDQTMPRMPGDEFLIKLHASYPQTLKILLTGQAEADSVGNIVNAAALYRYIAKPWNTTDLILTVKEALRRYGQEQQLAEQNILLRQTNQKLQKSRDLLLATLDATDDGILVLDHQGKVVIFNQQFADIWGFCSNLGEKNSDEILTLVFQQLVAPYACDLTKQNSQSQLQKYKLLKLKNGKILECYSQTQRLEQEVVGFVWGFRDVTEREKSQAIAQQKVFYDTLTDLPKRSILTNQLSEAITKAQQSSSSLAVMFVDLDRFKVINDTLGHSAGDRLIQQVGQRLKNCIKDNELIARWGGDEFTLLLPRINSQTDTSELATKILETLKPSFHLEDKPIHLTTSIGIAIYPEHGADAETLLKNADAALSQAKQQGRNNCQYYNPTINSQVNNLLIIDNLLHSALEQEEFILFYQPIVNVMTNQIVKMEALLRWQNRQLGFVSPQNFIPLAEENGTIVPIGEWVLKTACAQNKLWQEMGLLPIKMSVNLSVRQFQQPNLVSTIINVLQQTQLAPSSLELEITESVTMRDVELAKTILKEFNEMGIALSLDDFGTGYSSLGYLKQFPFHTLKIDRSFIKDLTASSQDLAIVNAIIALGKGLNLTVVAEGVETEEIKNLLKNMGCEYIQGYFFSKPVSAAEATQLLKTHRFI
- a CDS encoding nicotinate-nucleotide pyrophosphorylase, which codes for MKAVLPAQIILEPFLRQWLLEDIGRGDRTSAGLFCGEVKQGKAEWIVKEEGVIAGLPIAARVFQLLDENVNFEPTIAEGEFGRLGTIIATIEGNQAALLTGERTALNLVMRLSGIATLTRKYTEQIADLPTKLVDTRKTTPGLRILEKYATQVGGAVNHRMGLDDAVMIKDNHIQAAGGIASAIALLRENMPYPLTIEVETSNLQEVQAALEQGADIIMLDNMSLEMMVQAVKLIRACHSNIKIEASGNITLARIRAVAETGVDYISSSAPITRSSWLDLSMRMI
- a CDS encoding alanine racemase encodes the protein MLSWQPTTRQVQPREKIEQLSLVNRQRAWVEIDLKALAHNVRQIKQILAPATELMAVVKADAYGHGAVTVAQTALNHGASALAIATLGEGIELRQAGIDAPILILGAINTVEEIEAVAAWQLEPTICNPQQALIFAETLARTQENLAVHLKLDTGMSRLGTNWQSATEFVRLVQQLPYLSIASIYSHLATADELDPTIMKLQQQRFQEAIAQLQLNHLTPPCLHLANSAATLCDRSSHYDLVRVGLALYGLYPATHLQSTVDLKPVLQLKAKITQVKQITAGTGVSYGHHFVADKDLTIAVVGIGYADGVPRHLSNRLKAIVRGQLVRQIGTITMDQLMLDLSDLPNLQPGEIVTLIGKDGDCVISADDWAKTLDTISWEILCGFKHRLPRVNI
- a CDS encoding HNH endonuclease, with protein sequence MGKVLVLNASYEPLNITSWRRAVVLLIKGKAEQLEHNGMFLYADVPLPTVIRLRYYVRVPYKEIPLTRRNVLERDRHTCQYCRAKNEQLTLDHVIPRSRGGGDTWENLVAACVRCNVKKGSRTPKEANMALLTQPRRPHSSLHFEIVKYTQGNHNQEWKKYVIGI
- a CDS encoding phosphohistidine phosphatase, SixA, giving the protein MEVYLIRHGIAAERGTYANDEQRPLVEKGRIKTKQVAEKLLAINLKFDRILTSPLTRAHQTAEILQKVGLTNQIEIFEPLAPSGDIKRWLEWYAQFSEPNSDCKLALVGHQPDLANWAEMLVWGKIKEQIVIKKAGIVGLNVPQIDNPLGKSELFLLSSPKWLI